The nucleotide window ATAGTTATTATTTGATTTCTTTATGAACCGTTACTCTTTTCAGAATAGGGTTATATTTTTTCAACTCCAAACGACCGGTTGTGTTTTTACGGTTTTTGGTTGTGATATAGCGAGATGTACCCGGCATACCGCTTTCTTTGTGC belongs to Paludibacter jiangxiensis and includes:
- the rpmG gene encoding 50S ribosomal protein L33, giving the protein MAKKSKENRIQVILECTEHKESGMPGTSRYITTKNRKNTTGRLELKKYNPILKRVTVHKEIK